Proteins found in one Sardina pilchardus chromosome 3, fSarPil1.1, whole genome shotgun sequence genomic segment:
- the LOC134077005 gene encoding alpha-tectorin-like isoform X3: MSLLCCWHIHVRSTIPTKLGFSTIATSPATLTTAASPEPTTTTTTTTTEKTTATSVSTAVTSSTTSTSPSSTTVTTAASPEPTTTTTEETTATSVSTAVQWWLVTVEEAEEGSAETSPEPTTTRTEETTASGSTSAQWQFLEEEEGSAETSPEPTTTRTEETTASGSTSAQWQFLEEEEGSAETSPEPTTTRTEETTTAFVSTSAEIKGPAIFYPYGLGDYVNNRELDGSSPPIKLLQPFTFFGVTYKQTFVNNNGDLTFDSPWYRWYPYQFPGYGHRDIIAPFWTDMDNRANGIISYRQYTNGSVLQQATTDINQYFPGIIFSASWVFVATWDKVPYWLNDTETSFQVVLISGSQYTFVMMNYGVIAPTQWNVQAGYDTVSSIHHFSIPGSFMSNITNIRLTSNVNTPGRWVFRTDHGLRGCHFKNSSVQVGDSFWSDGTCQQRCTCVSGGLLQCQQQPCSFSQACRPASFQYSCQNIQRRTCTISGDPHYYTFDGKLFHFQGTCTYILSEACGNGLPYYRIEGKNEHRGSTHVSWTRLVRVWVYDEEIELVKGNQYQAMVNGSFVTTPFTLRQGSIRVYQSGFSVAVSTDFGLLVTYDANHHVRISVPYEYQNATCGLCGNFNFHPHDDFRTRAGQLVSSDVEFANSWKAEGDTDPSCQDVRCAGLACAACTDSQRTLYGNTAHCGILSNSVGPFASCHSGLSPQTFVENCVYDLCVGDGYQPILCQALNVYAAQCQQEGIQLGQWRSPGFCEIPCPANSHFESQGTGCPATCSNPNSPQNCPLPNQESCICNAGYVLSGGECVRQNDCGCTFEGRYYTAGETVVLDQDCGRRCHCTQGSMTCQAHSCNELEVCGVHGGVRGCRPVSYSTCWVEGLGSYRTFDGQTFNYPGACSLTLARVRGQSQLPHFQVTVEKVPTGPREFVRHLQFEAEGTQVSVEMGEGGTTKVDGQTVGLPFSVGPGHIRIYHSSVMGVVIETNFGVLVRADWPHVIRITAPGNYNGTLGGLCGNLNGDPHDDFFSPTGIPLNDSQQFGDSWRDGSLSTHCVEPQVWEPGHYQNTSQFRDLCGIMGWAHGPFGQCQASLDPWSQIEDCVQTLVRSQGAREGLCEALRGFSLLCQQSGIIVGEWRNITNCDATCPTYSHYDLCGTSCPASCPSLSFPFLCTQQCQEGCQCNDGFLLSGDRCVPPTGCGCHHGGRYRQSGERYWYGEECQFQCQCNGITGQSQCTASSCAAQESCRVVDGQYGCHPKPEATCSASGDPHYTSFDRRTFDFQGSCHYVLASVCNGTQDLPHFQVEARNEAWNGLQVSITVAVYVNVSGHLVYISKYNQGTVQVNGETRNLPILLDQGRVSVYANGLHTFVKTDFGLTVSYDGRWVLDITVPSNYSGATCGLCGNFNGFQGDDFTVHNGSSGSVALPVSEFGDYWKVDDGIPCTGGCGNSCPVCQDDSTARALCELLRASNGPLSFCHSHVDPQQFFNDCVFDVCLSGDRNEVLCRAMEAYVSACQEKNVIVYPWRQNSTCQMECPENSHYDLCGTECGHTCASSIDASCDRTCAEGCFCNDGFVRSGGRCVPVEQCGCLYDGFYFEIGEQFWTQDCSQRCECFAPNDLRCIQSSCPPSQECSVKDGRRGCYGQKSTCTVWGDPHYFTFDGAVAHFQGTCAYEITHTCGNMSDDALAFRIVAANRHRGNLVVSFVSTVDVWLSQGGVQSHISIGQNRRVKVDGQDNNANSIQVGSLAQLTRESGFVVVNASGELVVQFDGRSRLLVRLSPDYHQTVCGMCGNRNGNPADDKVLPNGTLAQTDNEFGQSWKSDASSPGCGASDRIGDDTCVFEAEYTDLCSIITNSSGPFQQCHLHVDPQAYFTSCVYDLCAYTPANGMLCSAVEAYETACNVLGLHTPEWRSALHCSAVDPCEELDCTEDEWCGQKDGVYGCFCNEDHPRSHPECYDSQEFCSSSTGTMSLSRCQLFEAGFLADSLRLNDPSCNGTLQDGRVEFLFDNDNHICGTSLRSNSTHFIYENSIHGEANSASGPISRERQINLLFSCVYPLTQTLSMNIEINPLESQITKKLPGGEGSYHVRMIPYEDAGFSHAFSGRVNVEVNQQIYVAVQVDGVDSRQIAMVIDSCWATPVDQPNYHIRWDLIRNECANPNDNTVELVENGVSTTGRFSFRMFTFHANSSKVYLHCSIHLCLMANNDCTAHCYPGYHQRHRRSVDFHDSASISLGPLVLANGNEEGRNVFVPPPVRVSKTSGLTASLVVLLLSVLPVRALLI; this comes from the exons CTATATTCTATCCCTATGGACTTGGAGACTACGTGAACAACCGTGAACTTGATGGGAGTTCCCCTCCTATCAAACTGCTTCAACCATTTACATTTTTTGGAgtgacatacaaacagacattt GTAAATAACAATGGTGACCTCACCTTTGACAGTCCATGGTACAGATGGTATCCTTACCAATTCCCGGGATATGGGCACCGAGATATCATTGCCCCGTTCTGGACAGATATGGACAACCGAGCCAATGGCATCATATCCTACCGACAGTACACCAACGGCAGTGTTCTCCAGCAAGCCACTACAGACATTAACCAGTACTTCCCTGGAATAATCTTCTCAGCCTCCTGGGTCTTTGTTGCAACATGGGACAAAGTGCCGTACTGGCTCAATGATACA GAGACATCATTCCAAGTGGTTCTGATCTCAGGGAGTCAATACACATTTGTTATGATGAACTATGGAGTCATCGCCCCAACTCAATGGAATGTCCAG GCTGGCTATGACACAGTTAGTTCCATTCATCATTTTTCAATTCCTGGATCATTCATGAGCAACATTACAAATATAAGGCTCACAAGCAATGTTAACACACCAGGTCGTTGGGTGTTCAGAACTGACCATGGTCTAAGGGGCTGTCATTTCAAAA ACTCTTCTGTGCAGGTGGGGGACTCTTTCTGGAGTGATGGCACCTGTCAGCAGAGATGCACCTGCGTCAGTGGAGGCCTCCTCCAGTGCCAGCAGCAGCCCTGCAGCTTCTCCCAGGCGTGTCGTCCAGCATCCTTCCAGTACTCCTGCCAGAATATTCAGCGCCGCACCTGCACCATCTCTGGAGACCCCCACTACTACACCTTTGATGGGAAACTCTTTCACTTCCAGGGAACCTGCACATACATCCTCTCAGAG GCTTGTGGCAATGGACTGCCGTACTACCGGATTGAAGGGAAGAATGAACATCGGGGCAGCACACATGTGTCTTGGACTCGTCTTGTTAGAGTGTGGGTTTATGATGAGGAAATTGAACTTGTCAAAGGCAACCAGTACCAAGCAATG GTGAATGGTAGCTTTGTGACGACCCCATTTACCCTCCGACAAGGGTCCATCCGAGTCTACCAATCAGGTTTCTCTGTGGCTGTGAGTACAGACTTTGGCCTGCTGGTCACCTACGATGCCAATCACCATGTTAGAATCTCAGTACCCTATGAGTACCAGAACGCAACCTGCGGCCTGTGTGGCAACTTCAACTTCCACCCTCATGATGACTTCAGAACCCGCGCTGGGCAGCTTGTGAGCTCAGACGTGGAGTTTGCTAACAGCTGGAAGGCGGAAGGGGACACTGATCCTAGCTGCCAGGACGTGCGATGTGCAGGACTTGCTTGTGCTGCCTGTACCGATAGTCAAAGGACTCTTTATGGAAACACGGCCCACTGTGGTATCTTAAGCAACAGTGTCGGTCCGTTTGCCTCCTGTCACTCTGGGCTGTCTCCACAGACCTTTGTAGAAAACTGTGtgtatgatctgtgtgtgggtgatggcTACCAGCCCATCCTCTGCCAAGCACTCAATGTGTACGCTGCCCAGTGCCAACAAGAGGGCATCCAGTTGGGCCAGTGGAGAAGCCCGGGATTCTGTG AAATCCCCTGTCCAGCCAACAGTCACTTTGAATCTCAAGGAACTGGATGCCCTGCAACCTGCAGCAACCCCAACTCCCCCCAGAATTGCCCTCTGCCCAACCAGGAGAGCTGCATCTGCAATGCTGGCTATGTCCTAAGCGGTGGGGAATGTGTTCGGCAGAATGACTGTGGCTGCACCTTCGAGGGGCGGTACTACACAGCTGGGGAGACAGTGGTGCTAGACCAGGACTGTGGTAGGCGTTGCCACTGTACTCAAGGGTCAATGACCTGCCAGGCACACAGCTGCAATGAGCTTGAGGTGTGTGGGGTCCATGGTGGTGTGCGGGGCTGCAGACCTGTCAGCTACTCCACCTGCTGGGTGGAGGGCTTGGGGTCCTACCGCACATTTGATGGACAGACCTTCAACTACCCAGGTGCCTGTAGTCTGACACTGGCTAGGGTCAGGGGACAATCACAATTACCTCACTTTCAAGTAACTGTTGAGAAAGTTCCCACAGGCCCAAGAGAATTTGTCAGACATCTGCAGTTTGAAGCAGAAGGAACACAAGTCTCGGTGGAGATGGGAGAGGGGGGCACAACTAAG GTGGATGGGCAAACAGTGGGCCTTCCGTTCAGCGTCGGCCCCGGTCATATTCGCATCTACCACAGCAGTGTAATGGGTGTTGTCATAGAGACCAACTTTGGAGTGTTGGTAAGAGCTGACTGGCCACACGTCATCCGCATCACCGCTCCAGGCAACTACAACGGCACTCTAGGAGGCCTGTGTGGAAATCTGAATGGAGACCCTCATGACGACTTCTTCTCCCCTACTGGAATTCCCCTCAACGACTCTCAGCAGTTTGGGGACAGCTGGAGAGATGGCTCCCTGTCAACACACTGTGTAGAACCTCAGGTCTGGGAACCCGGACACTACCAGAACACCAGCCAGTTTAGGGACCTCTGCGGCATCATGGGATGGGCACATGGGCCTTTTGGCCAGTGCCAAGCAAGTCTTGATCCCTGGAGCCAAATTGAAGACTGTGTCCAGACTCTAGTGAGGTCGCAAGGTGCTCGAGAGGGACTGTGCGAGGCACTGCGTGGCTTCTCCCTGCTTTGCCAACAGAGTGGCATCATAGTTGGGGAATGGAGGAACATCACTAACTGTG ATGCAACCTGCCCAACTTACAGCCATTATGACCTATGTGGTACGTCCTGCCCAGCTTCCTGCCCAAGCCTGTCTTTCCCCTTCCTGTGCACCCAGCAGTGCCAGGAGGGGTGCCAGTGTAATGACGGGTTCCTCCTGAGTGGGGATCGCTGTGTGCCACCCACGGGTTGTGGCTGCCACCACGGCGGGCGTTACAGACAGAGTGGAGAGCGCTACTGGTACGGCGAGGAGTGCCAGTTCCAGTGCCAATGTAATGGCATTACTGGGCAGTCACAATGCACCGCCTCTTCTTGTGCTGCTCAGGAGTCTTGTCGAGTCGTGGATGGACAGTATGGCTGCCATCCCAAACCTGAGGCCACCTGCTCGGCCTCTGGAGACCCACACTACACCTCCTTCGACAGACGCACCTTTGACTTCCAGGGCTCTTGTCATTACGTCCTGGCATCAGTTTGCAATGGAACACAAGATCTACCTCACTTTCAGGTAGAGGCCAGGAACGAGGCATGGAATGGTCTGCAGGTCTCCATCACTGTGGCTGTTTACGTCAATGTGTCTGGACATCTCGTGTACATCTCAAAATACAACCAGGGGACTGTGCAG GTGAATGGGGAGACAAGAAACTTGCCGATTCTTCTTGATCAGGGAAGAGTGTCGGTATACGCCAATGGGCTTCACACATTTGTGAAAACAGACTTTGGtctaactgtcagttatgaCGGCCGGTGGGTGTTGGACATCACAGTACCATCCAACTACAGTGGAGCTACATGCGGTTTGTGTGGTAACTTCAACGGCTTCCAGGGTGATGACTTCACGGTCCATAATGGCAGTTCAGGCTCTGTTGCCCTCCCTGTCTCTGAGTTTGGGGACTACTGGAAGGTTGATGATGGCATTCCCTGTACTGGAGGATGTGGAAACTCCTGCCCAGTGTGCCAAGATGACTCGACAGCCCGTGCCTTGTGTGAGCTACTCAGAGCTAGCAATGGACCACTGAGCTTCTGCCATTCCCATGTGGATCCCCAGCAATTCTTCAACGACTGTGTGTTTGACGTGTGCTTGTCTGGGGACAGAAACGAAGTCCTCTGCCGTGCAATGGAAGCATACGTCAGTGCATGCCAAGAGAAAAATGTCATTGTTTACCCCTGGAGACAAAACTCCACCTGCC AAATGGAGTGTCCAGAAAACAGCCACTACGATCTGTGTGGTACAGAGTGTGGGCACACCTGTGCCAGCAGCATTGATGCCAGCTGTGACAGGACGTGTGCTGAGGGCTGTTTCTGCAATGATGGATTTGTGAGGAGCGGGGGGCGCTGTGTGCCTGTGGAGCAGTGTGGCTGTCTTTATGACGGCTTCTACTTTGAA ATCGGAGAACAGTTCTGGACACAAGACTGTTCGCAGCGCTGTGAGTGTTTTGCCCCCAATGACCTTCGCTGTATCCAGTCCTCTTGCCCTCCAAGTCAGGAATGCTCAGTCAAAGATGGCCGACGGGGTTGCTATGGTCAAAAGTCAACCTGCACAGTCTGGGGAGACCCTCACTACTTCACCTTTGATGGGGCTGTGGCTCACTTTCAG GGCACCTGTGCTTATGAGATTACCCACACCTGTGGCAACATGAGTGATGATGCCTTGGCCTTCCGCATAGTAGCAGCTAACAGGCACCGTGGCAACTTAGTTGTGTCGTTTGTGTCCACTGTGGATGTGTGGCTCTCTCAGGGAGGAGTTCAAAGCCACATCAGCATTGGACAGAACAGGAGAGTCAAG GTTGATGGTCAAGAtaacaatgcaaacagcatacaGGTTGGCTCCCTGGCACAGCTGACTCGAGAGTCAGGATTTGTGGTTGTGAATGCCTCAGGAGAGCTGGTGGTCCAGTTTGATGGTCGTAGTAGACTGCTAGTCAGACTGAGTCCAGATTATCACCAAactgtgtgtggaatgtgtggcAATCGCAATGGCAACCCAGCAGATGACAAAGTTCTGCCCAATGGCACTCTGGCCCAGACGGACAATGAATTCGGTCAAAGTTGGAAATCAGATGCAAGCAGTCCTGG ATGTGGAGCCAGTGACCGAATTGGAGACGACACGTGTGTATTTGAAGCAGAATACACAGATCTGTGCAGCATCATCACCAACAGCAGTGGCCCATTTCAGCAGTGCCACCTACATGTTGACCCACAGGCCtacttcacttcctgtgtgtacGATCTCTGTGCCTACACACCAGCCAATGGCATGCTGTGCTCAGCAGTGGAGGCCTATGAGACAGCTTGCAATGTGCTGGGGCTCCACACACCAGAATGGCGTTCTGCACTGCATTGCT CTGCAGTCGACCCTTGTGAAGAGCTGGACTGCACTGAGGATGAGTGGTGTGGCCAGAAGGATGGAGTCTACGGCTGCTTCTGCAATGAGGATCACCCGAGATCTCATCCTGAGTGCTATG actctcagGAGTTCTGTTCCAGCAGTACAGGCACCATGTCTTTGTCTCGCTGCCAGCTGTTTGAGGCAGGCTTCTTGGCTGACTCCCTCCGCCTCAATGACCCCAGCTGCAACGGCACACTCCAAGATGGCAGAGTGGAGTTCCTCTTCGACAATGACAACCACATTTGTGGGACCTCACTAAGG AGTAACAGCACCCACTTCATCTATGAGAACTCCATCCATGGAGAGGCCAACTCAGCCAGCGGTCccatcagcagagagagacagataaaccTGCTCTTCAGCTGTGTCTACCCCCTCACACAGACCCTCTCCATGAATATAGAAATCAACCCACTGGAGAG CCAAATTACTAAGAAGCTACCAGGAGGGGAAGGAAGCTACCATGTCCGTATGATTCCCTATGAAGATGCAGGATTCTCCCATGCGTTCTCTGGGAGGGTGAACGTGGAAGTGAATCAGCAGATCTACGTGGCTGTTCAAGTGGATGGAGTAGATAGCCGCCAGATCGCCATGGTGATCGACTCCTGCTGGGCCACTCCTGTCGATCAGCCAAACTACCACATCCGATGGGACCTCATCAGAAACGA gTGTGCTAACCCCAATGACAACACAGTGGAGCTGGTGGAGAATGGGGTCAGCACAACAGGCCGATTCTCCTTCAGGATGTTCACCTTCCATGCAAACTCCTCCAAGGTTTACCTGCACTGCAGCATCCACCTGTGCTTGATGGCAAACAATGACTGCACAGCT CACTGTTACCCAGGTTACCATCAGAGGCATCGTCGTTCTGTTGACTTCCATGACAGCGCCTCCATCTCACTGGGGCCTCTGGTTTTGGCCAATGGCAATGAAG agGGGAGAAACGTGTTTGTCCCGCCACCTGTGAGGGTGTCTAAGACCTCGGGTCTGACGGCATCTCTGGTGGTCCTGCTCCTGTCTGTTCTCCCTGTCAGGGCTCTGCTCAtctaa